In one window of Methanosarcina vacuolata Z-761 DNA:
- a CDS encoding adenylyltransferase/cytidyltransferase family protein, whose amino-acid sequence MYPRPGDLLTRILATGTFDLLHPGHIYFLTQARALGDELFVIVARDSNVTHKPKPIVPEEQRLEMVSALGIVDKALLGSEKDMFEPLKQIRPDIIALGYDQRFDAELLEKELAKRGLPANVVRIPLSKECPLCSTGAIIKEVLKRYG is encoded by the coding sequence ATATACCCGAGGCCAGGTGATCTGTTGACACGTATACTTGCTACCGGGACTTTTGACCTTCTCCATCCCGGACATATTTATTTTCTGACCCAGGCCCGAGCTCTTGGAGATGAGCTTTTCGTTATTGTTGCGAGAGACTCAAATGTAACTCACAAGCCAAAACCAATTGTGCCCGAGGAGCAGCGGCTGGAGATGGTAAGTGCATTAGGAATAGTAGATAAAGCGCTTCTTGGAAGCGAAAAAGATATGTTTGAACCCCTGAAGCAGATCAGACCGGATATAATTGCCCTGGGTTACGACCAGCGTTTTGACGCCGAACTTCTGGAAAAAGAACTTGCTAAAAGAGGGCTTCCTGCAAATGTGGTAAGAATTCCACTTTCAAAAGAATGCCCACTTTGCAGTACAGGTGCAATCATAAAAGAGGTGCTTAAACGGTATGGATAA
- a CDS encoding DUF166 domain-containing protein: protein MKILVLYSGELGKKVIQNLINPGNFCVSCGELCNHCRQARKSYANLIVGIHEFPQDLPTFIEDPEQYMPQKLPECDLILAIGIHPDLLIALPDVVKKTKAKAVIAPSEDSKKTPAGVLEQLKKELEAIGVEFEGPKPFCALEKTGKPVIDAFVDLGFGKPVLRIEMSPDGKMFIGAGVLRDAPCGSTWFVAKKLGWTDTVEYKETISGAHHSYPCTASMDKDPQLGDTILHKAGYIIREAVEDAMECAKKEKARLSAVCGDEISSSSF from the coding sequence ATGAAGATCCTCGTACTATACTCAGGCGAACTTGGTAAAAAAGTTATCCAGAACCTCATCAATCCTGGAAATTTCTGCGTGTCCTGCGGAGAACTCTGCAACCACTGCAGGCAGGCCAGGAAGTCGTATGCTAACCTGATTGTAGGAATTCATGAATTTCCTCAAGACCTGCCCACGTTTATAGAAGATCCCGAGCAGTATATGCCTCAAAAACTTCCGGAATGCGATCTGATACTTGCTATTGGCATCCACCCAGACCTTCTTATAGCCCTTCCTGACGTTGTGAAGAAAACAAAAGCAAAAGCCGTAATCGCGCCTTCCGAAGACTCAAAGAAAACTCCTGCAGGAGTTCTTGAACAGCTTAAAAAAGAGCTTGAAGCTATTGGAGTTGAGTTTGAAGGTCCAAAGCCTTTCTGCGCCCTTGAAAAAACCGGAAAACCTGTAATAGATGCTTTTGTTGACCTTGGTTTCGGGAAGCCTGTGCTCAGAATTGAAATGAGCCCTGATGGGAAGATGTTTATCGGAGCAGGCGTTCTCAGGGATGCCCCCTGCGGTTCCACCTGGTTTGTGGCAAAAAAGCTCGGCTGGACTGATACGGTTGAATATAAGGAAACCATCTCAGGTGCTCATCATTCCTATCCCTGTACCGCCAGCATGGACAAAGATCCTCAGCTTGGGGATACTATCCTTCACAAGGCCGGGTATATCATCAGGGAAGCTGTTGAAGACGCAATGGAATGTGCAAAAAAGGAAAAAGCCCGATTGTCCGCAGTTTGTGGGGATGAAATCTCAAGTTCGAGCTTCTGA
- a CDS encoding mechanosensitive ion channel family protein, protein MSFETVMKQVIPYTDITISRLIFAAMVLVMGFVLSKYIIRVFRRGIQKTKIPDLTVQFLTRFLSILLYVIIILIFLKSLNFDVDSYIVGVSAAIGIVLGLGLQDTFTNLTAGVCVAAIRPIDTGEIVTVNGQTGKVKSVGIMSTELLTLDNQLITIPNKLVWGSSIVNMTRMPTRRVSVDVGISYSSNLEKATEIALNLMKTHPLVLKEPEPAVVTTELANSSINLQLRAWAKTGEMGIVKNDLVAGIFDAYTKEGIEIPFPQMDINIKKMEPKEGGKHTTGQNITVQEERIVLEEGHNVEGLY, encoded by the coding sequence ATGAGCTTTGAGACAGTAATGAAGCAGGTAATTCCATATACGGACATCACGATATCCAGGCTGATTTTTGCAGCAATGGTGCTGGTTATGGGGTTCGTTTTATCAAAGTATATTATTCGTGTTTTCAGAAGGGGAATACAGAAAACAAAGATTCCGGACCTTACCGTTCAATTTCTCACTCGTTTTTTAAGTATCCTCCTTTATGTAATTATTATTCTTATTTTCTTGAAGAGTCTCAATTTTGACGTGGACAGTTATATAGTAGGAGTTTCTGCAGCAATAGGCATTGTTCTTGGACTTGGCCTGCAGGATACCTTTACAAACCTGACTGCCGGAGTATGTGTTGCCGCAATCAGGCCTATTGACACGGGAGAAATTGTAACCGTGAACGGACAGACCGGAAAAGTGAAATCTGTAGGTATTATGTCAACCGAACTCCTGACTCTTGACAACCAGCTCATAACAATCCCGAATAAGCTTGTCTGGGGAAGCTCTATTGTTAATATGACACGGATGCCTACAAGAAGAGTATCGGTTGATGTAGGAATAAGTTACTCCTCAAACCTCGAAAAAGCTACAGAGATAGCACTCAATCTAATGAAAACACACCCTCTTGTCCTTAAAGAACCCGAACCCGCAGTAGTAACCACTGAGCTTGCCAATTCCTCAATAAATTTGCAGCTACGGGCCTGGGCAAAAACCGGAGAAATGGGAATCGTAAAGAATGACCTTGTTGCAGGAATATTTGACGCTTATACGAAAGAAGGAATTGAGATTCCGTTCCCCCAGATGGATATAAATATAAAAAAAATGGAACCAAAAGAAGGTGGAAAACACACCACAGGACAGAATATAACGGTACAGGAAGAAAGAATTGTACTTGAAGAGGGACACAACGTGGAAGGACTATATTAA
- a CDS encoding alanine--glyoxylate aminotransferase family protein — MDLEDTLLMMPGPVTVTPRVLRAVSKPMSNHRSAEFAGIYTDCGEILSSVFQTKNDIFVLSDSGTAGMKAAVGSLDGSGDKVIPIENGKFGERFKDIAAIYADVVPVVFYEGSHKC; from the coding sequence ATGGATCTGGAAGATACCCTTCTCATGATGCCTGGCCCCGTAACTGTTACACCCAGAGTCCTTAGAGCTGTGTCAAAACCGATGAGCAACCATCGAAGTGCGGAGTTTGCCGGAATCTATACAGATTGCGGGGAAATTCTTTCCAGCGTTTTCCAGACAAAGAATGATATTTTCGTGCTAAGCGATTCGGGAACGGCGGGAATGAAAGCTGCTGTAGGTTCTCTGGATGGGAGCGGAGACAAAGTTATTCCCATAGAAAACGGAAAGTTCGGAGAGCGGTTTAAAGATATTGCAGCTATTTATGCGGACGTTGTCCCAGTTGTATTCTATGAAGGCTCCCACAAGTGTTAA
- a CDS encoding pyridoxal phosphate-dependent aminotransferase yields the protein MSSARLKRVEESATIRISNIATRMIKEGTDVINFSLGEPDFNTPKNICDAAAKAMYEGKTHYAPSGGIPELRAAIAEKLRTENNLDVTEAGVLVTPGAKQGIFEVMMGVLDDGDQALLFNPSWVTYDACIRFAGAETVWVPTVPEKGFIPDNFEEYITDKTKLIVVNSPGNPTGGVFGKKTLHCIADLAIDHDLIVVSDEIYEKIIYDREHISIGSLDGMQERTITVNGFSKAYAMTGWRLGYLTAPPEILKLLLKIQSHSVSSATTFVQYGGLEALQGPQDSVKAMVDRFKVRRDVLIDGLNKMGFECKKPDGAFYAFANVSEYGNGTQVAERLLKEAQVAVTPGIAFGSSGEDFVRISYATSIDRIREALERLEKVFS from the coding sequence ATGTCATCCGCAAGGCTCAAGCGTGTAGAAGAATCCGCAACGATAAGGATCTCCAATATTGCAACCAGAATGATTAAAGAGGGTACAGACGTAATCAATTTCAGCCTTGGTGAACCTGATTTCAATACCCCTAAGAATATCTGCGATGCTGCGGCAAAGGCTATGTATGAGGGAAAAACCCACTATGCCCCTTCTGGAGGTATTCCTGAATTAAGGGCCGCCATTGCCGAAAAATTGAGAACGGAAAATAACCTCGATGTAACCGAAGCAGGTGTACTTGTCACCCCCGGAGCAAAACAGGGAATTTTTGAGGTAATGATGGGCGTTCTCGATGATGGGGACCAGGCTCTATTGTTTAATCCTTCATGGGTAACTTATGACGCATGCATACGTTTTGCAGGGGCGGAAACAGTCTGGGTTCCGACAGTCCCTGAAAAAGGTTTCATCCCTGACAATTTTGAAGAATACATCACTGATAAAACCAAGCTCATTGTTGTAAATAGTCCGGGAAATCCAACAGGTGGAGTTTTCGGGAAAAAGACTTTGCACTGTATCGCGGATCTTGCAATTGACCATGATCTCATAGTAGTTTCAGATGAGATTTATGAGAAAATTATCTATGACAGGGAGCATATCAGCATTGGTAGCCTTGATGGAATGCAGGAAAGAACTATCACCGTAAATGGTTTTTCCAAGGCATATGCCATGACAGGCTGGAGACTCGGCTATCTGACTGCTCCTCCTGAAATTCTCAAACTTCTACTTAAAATTCAGTCTCATTCGGTAAGTAGTGCGACTACGTTTGTTCAGTACGGTGGACTTGAAGCCCTTCAGGGCCCTCAGGACAGCGTTAAAGCAATGGTTGACCGTTTTAAGGTACGCCGCGATGTCCTTATCGACGGCCTGAATAAGATGGGGTTTGAATGTAAAAAGCCCGATGGAGCTTTCTATGCTTTTGCTAATGTCAGCGAGTATGGAAACGGGACTCAGGTTGCAGAACGTCTCCTGAAAGAAGCTCAGGTGGCAGTTACTCCTGGAATTGCTTTTGGTTCGTCTGGTGAGGATTTCGTCAGGATTTCCTATGCAACATCGATTGACCGAATCAGGGAAGCTCTTGAAAGACTTGAAAAGGTATTTTCCTGA
- a CDS encoding winged helix-turn-helix domain-containing protein: MTLYIELKLLYRKENDKDLESLLPTKRYALIFLKCNYLQRLFINYRGGVSIKRRSRTDIAVDILRVAMNGAKKTHIVYEVNLNFNIAQKYLEMLKEKELIRHENGLFITTDKGKVFQEMAKELKL; this comes from the coding sequence TTGACATTATATATAGAACTGAAATTGTTATATAGAAAGGAGAACGATAAAGATTTAGAATCTTTGTTACCTACAAAAAGATATGCTTTAATATTTTTAAAGTGTAACTACTTGCAAAGATTATTTATAAACTACCGTGGGGGAGTCAGTATTAAGAGAAGGAGCAGGACTGATATCGCAGTAGATATTTTAAGAGTCGCAATGAACGGGGCCAAGAAAACTCATATTGTATATGAGGTAAATCTGAACTTCAATATCGCCCAGAAATACCTTGAAATGTTAAAAGAAAAAGAGCTTATCAGACATGAAAATGGGCTTTTCATCACTACTGACAAAGGAAAAGTCTTTCAGGAAATGGCTAAGGAACTCAAGCTCTAA
- a CDS encoding 4Fe-4S binding protein: MKIKITIPTERIHNPIISESIVETGILINIMVANIDSTYGELIADVNDLKFDRIKNALESRGAIVSILDRPIHRDEEECIECGACISVCPMNVYSFDNSWSVLVDEKKCIQCGVCIKMCPHGALKLGE; the protein is encoded by the coding sequence ATGAAAATCAAGATCACCATTCCTACCGAAAGAATCCATAACCCCATTATTTCCGAGTCCATAGTCGAAACCGGAATCCTGATTAATATAATGGTTGCAAATATCGACTCAACCTATGGGGAATTGATAGCCGACGTAAACGATCTCAAGTTCGATAGAATCAAAAATGCCCTGGAATCGAGAGGAGCTATCGTTTCCATCCTGGACAGGCCTATTCACAGGGACGAGGAAGAATGTATCGAGTGCGGAGCATGTATTTCGGTCTGCCCTATGAATGTGTATTCTTTTGACAATTCCTGGAGTGTCCTGGTAGATGAAAAGAAATGCATCCAGTGCGGTGTGTGCATCAAGATGTGCCCTCATGGGGCTTTGAAACTGGGAGAATGA
- a CDS encoding Ig-like domain-containing protein, with product MRKIMLKTICIFTLVFFVLSMTGAAACNNNCKTDAINDSYSISLKSCPNTVYCFKYTTLLNNDKGCNLKVTTTGTYKTTLGGKVTVYSDGKFCYKASAACCSKKCCTCTDTFTYKIKGKDGKTDCAKVTLKLKCPTC from the coding sequence ATGCGAAAAATTATGCTTAAAACAATCTGTATTTTCACATTAGTCTTTTTTGTCCTGTCAATGACAGGAGCAGCAGCATGCAATAACAATTGTAAAACAGATGCAATAAATGATTCTTATAGTATTAGCCTTAAATCATGTCCAAATACTGTTTATTGCTTTAAATATACTACTTTACTTAATAATGATAAAGGATGCAACCTTAAAGTTACGACTACCGGAACTTACAAGACCACACTGGGCGGAAAAGTGACAGTTTATAGTGATGGTAAATTCTGCTATAAAGCATCAGCAGCATGTTGCTCCAAAAAATGTTGTACTTGCACTGACACCTTCACATACAAGATAAAAGGTAAGGATGGAAAAACCGATTGTGCAAAGGTTACCCTGAAACTCAAATGCCCCACCTGCTAA
- a CDS encoding L-aspartate semialdehyde sulfurtransferase has product MVKKSVHEINRKIEDGSVNVVTAEEMVTIVEELGAEGAAKEVDVVTTGTFGAMCSSGLMLNLGHSEPPIKIQKIWFNNVEAYSGLAAVDAYLGAAQISDTRGIQYGGAHVIEDLLRGKEIDVHATSYGTDCYPRKVLDTIVSLEDLNEAILLNPRNAYQKYAAATNSSKRILNTYMGELLPNFGNVTYSGAGVLSPLSNDPSYETIGMGTRIFMGGAQGYVIGNGTQHSPSSGFGTLMLKGNLKEMNPDYLRAASFTGYGATLYMGIGIPIPILNEKIAAATAVRDEDIVTTIQDYAVGSRDKPIVREVNYAELRSGSVQIDGKDVPTSSLSSFKNARKIANELKQWVKHGKFFVSMPVERLCAEGSAKPMKETQAVPLVKDVMSSFFVTIKRDQTVQDAAKKIWENSFNHLTVISDAGELVGILTAWDISKAVAENCFDSVESVMTKKVLTCAPNEPVDLAARRLDRYGVSAMPVIDAQRRVLGIITSDNISKLLARRY; this is encoded by the coding sequence ATGGTTAAAAAATCGGTTCATGAGATTAATAGAAAAATTGAAGATGGAAGCGTCAATGTAGTGACAGCTGAGGAAATGGTCACAATTGTTGAGGAGCTTGGCGCTGAAGGGGCTGCAAAAGAAGTAGATGTGGTTACTACAGGCACATTCGGAGCTATGTGTTCATCCGGCTTAATGCTTAACCTGGGTCATTCCGAGCCTCCCATAAAAATACAGAAGATCTGGTTCAACAATGTGGAAGCATACAGCGGACTGGCAGCTGTAGACGCTTACCTGGGGGCTGCCCAGATATCAGATACACGAGGAATTCAGTATGGTGGAGCTCATGTTATTGAAGACCTCCTCAGGGGCAAAGAGATAGATGTTCATGCGACTTCATATGGGACGGACTGTTATCCAAGGAAAGTGCTTGATACGATAGTCTCTCTTGAAGACCTTAATGAAGCCATTCTTCTTAACCCCAGGAACGCTTATCAGAAATATGCAGCAGCAACCAACAGTTCCAAAAGGATTCTAAATACTTATATGGGTGAGCTTCTGCCTAATTTTGGAAATGTAACTTATTCGGGGGCAGGCGTACTCTCTCCTCTCTCAAATGACCCGAGCTATGAAACTATAGGCATGGGAACAAGGATTTTCATGGGAGGAGCCCAGGGCTATGTTATAGGGAATGGAACTCAGCATTCTCCTTCTTCAGGTTTTGGAACTCTTATGCTTAAAGGTAACCTGAAAGAGATGAACCCTGACTATTTGAGGGCTGCTTCCTTTACCGGATACGGTGCCACTCTTTACATGGGAATCGGGATTCCCATCCCTATCCTTAACGAAAAAATTGCTGCTGCTACTGCAGTTCGTGATGAAGATATTGTTACCACCATCCAGGACTATGCTGTGGGAAGCCGGGACAAACCGATTGTCAGAGAGGTAAATTATGCTGAGCTCAGGTCAGGCTCGGTGCAGATTGACGGAAAAGACGTGCCCACATCTTCCCTTTCCAGTTTCAAGAATGCGAGAAAGATTGCAAATGAGTTAAAGCAGTGGGTTAAGCACGGGAAATTCTTTGTCAGTATGCCCGTGGAAAGACTATGTGCTGAAGGGTCTGCTAAACCCATGAAAGAAACTCAGGCAGTACCTCTCGTAAAAGATGTAATGTCCAGTTTTTTTGTGACCATCAAAAGAGATCAAACTGTCCAGGACGCTGCAAAGAAAATCTGGGAGAATTCTTTCAATCATCTGACTGTGATTTCAGATGCCGGGGAACTGGTTGGGATCCTGACTGCCTGGGATATCTCAAAAGCCGTTGCAGAGAATTGCTTTGATTCGGTAGAGAGCGTTATGACGAAAAAGGTGCTTACCTGTGCTCCGAACGAGCCTGTAGATCTTGCAGCCAGGCGGCTGGACCGTTACGGGGTATCTGCAATGCCGGTGATCGATGCGCAGAGACGGGTTCTTGGAATAATAACAAGTGACAATATCAGCAAACTTCTTGCCAGGAGGTACTGA
- a CDS encoding Mth938-like domain-containing protein produces MKPKIDSTSFGSITVNGETFKYDILIRLNGQVEKREKGLSKELYGTSHKISLEEAKHIYEEGTEKILIGTGQTGFVKLSEEAENFFAEKKCGVELFPTPWAIERWNELEGNITAMFHITC; encoded by the coding sequence ATGAAGCCAAAGATTGATTCCACGAGTTTTGGTTCTATTACTGTAAACGGAGAGACCTTTAAATATGACATACTTATTCGCCTTAATGGACAGGTCGAAAAAAGAGAAAAAGGATTGTCAAAGGAGCTCTACGGGACTTCCCATAAAATCTCGCTTGAGGAAGCAAAGCACATTTATGAGGAAGGGACTGAAAAAATCCTTATCGGAACCGGGCAGACAGGTTTCGTTAAACTTTCTGAGGAAGCTGAAAATTTTTTTGCAGAAAAAAAGTGTGGAGTAGAACTTTTTCCAACACCGTGGGCAATTGAACGCTGGAACGAGCTTGAAGGAAATATCACTGCCATGTTCCATATAACATGTTAA
- the ribC gene encoding riboflavin synthase, with translation MPTIGIADTTFARYNMGRAAIDEIQKNVSVKIKRVTVPGIKDLPVAAKKLIEEEGCDIVMALGMPGAKEQDKICAHEASQGIIMAQLMTNTHIIEVFVHENEGKDEKELAFLMDRRTREHALNVIKLLFKPEKLIREAGTGQRQGFEDAGPL, from the coding sequence ATGCCCACAATAGGAATTGCAGATACCACATTCGCACGCTATAATATGGGGCGTGCGGCAATTGATGAGATACAAAAAAATGTGTCTGTAAAAATCAAAAGAGTTACTGTGCCAGGGATAAAGGACCTTCCGGTCGCAGCCAAAAAACTTATTGAAGAAGAAGGGTGCGATATCGTTATGGCTCTTGGTATGCCTGGAGCTAAGGAACAGGACAAAATCTGTGCTCATGAAGCTTCTCAGGGCATTATTATGGCCCAGCTCATGACCAATACCCATATTATCGAGGTCTTTGTCCATGAAAATGAAGGAAAGGATGAAAAGGAACTTGCTTTCCTTATGGACAGAAGGACCCGAGAGCACGCTTTAAATGTAATCAAACTGCTCTTCAAGCCTGAAAAGCTAATTCGAGAAGCCGGTACCGGCCAAAGGCAAGGCTTTGAGGACGCAGGCCCATTATGA
- the ribH gene encoding 6,7-dimethyl-8-ribityllumazine synthase: MTISLGFVVAEFNRDLTYQMELLGREHAEFLGATVKETILVPGVFDMPLAIKKLCQREDIDAVVTIGSVIEGDTDHDQVVMQHAARKIMDLSLEFNKPVTLGIPGPGMTRMAAHERVDYAKRAVEAAVKLVRRL; encoded by the coding sequence ATGACTATCAGCCTAGGATTTGTTGTAGCTGAATTTAACAGGGATCTGACCTATCAGATGGAACTGCTTGGAAGAGAACATGCGGAGTTCCTGGGGGCAACAGTTAAAGAGACTATTCTTGTCCCAGGAGTCTTTGACATGCCCCTTGCGATCAAGAAGCTTTGCCAGAGGGAAGACATCGATGCCGTGGTTACTATAGGATCTGTAATCGAAGGTGATACCGACCATGACCAGGTGGTTATGCAGCACGCTGCAAGGAAGATCATGGATCTTTCTCTTGAGTTCAATAAGCCTGTAACTCTTGGAATTCCTGGCCCAGGTATGACCCGCATGGCGGCTCATGAACGTGTGGACTATGCAAAGAGGGCCGTTGAAGCTGCAGTAAAGCTGGTGCGGCGGCTGTGA
- a CDS encoding helix-turn-helix transcriptional regulator: MSSSLCDTIWLSEKRKNLLLLLMEGPRDIEQIKTSLNVTSKAMMPQIKILKKQGLVLQKENTYMLSEIGKLVVGNMLPLLNTLEVLEENKEYWTSRDTSVIPQEQFMRLGELGECMVIEPDLNHLFDLPREFTENLIKSRCIMSSLSYYHPLYSSLYSRLAKSGAEMEIVLTKAVLERLKNDCRDELETLLDSENTVVKVCEENLKLPTIAVTEKFMYICLFDKQGKYDHRKVMSFDASALRWGRELFIHYNELSQKVIEI; encoded by the coding sequence ATGAGCTCATCTTTGTGTGATACTATCTGGCTTTCTGAAAAAAGAAAAAATCTCCTTTTACTGCTTATGGAAGGTCCCAGGGACATTGAGCAAATAAAAACCTCTCTCAACGTGACCTCAAAGGCGATGATGCCCCAGATTAAGATCCTTAAAAAACAGGGCCTGGTCCTTCAGAAAGAGAACACTTATATGCTCTCGGAGATTGGAAAACTTGTCGTAGGAAACATGCTCCCTCTCCTTAATACACTTGAGGTCCTCGAGGAAAACAAGGAATACTGGACAAGCCGGGATACAAGTGTCATACCCCAGGAGCAATTTATGCGGCTTGGAGAACTGGGGGAGTGCATGGTAATCGAACCTGATCTTAACCATCTTTTTGACCTTCCAAGGGAATTTACTGAAAATCTTATAAAATCCAGATGCATCATGAGTTCGCTTTCTTATTATCATCCTCTTTATTCGTCGCTTTATTCCAGGCTTGCAAAAAGCGGAGCTGAAATGGAAATAGTGCTTACAAAAGCCGTACTTGAAAGGCTAAAAAATGACTGCAGAGACGAGCTGGAAACCCTGCTCGACTCCGAGAATACGGTTGTTAAAGTCTGCGAGGAAAACCTGAAGCTTCCGACAATTGCTGTTACTGAAAAATTCATGTATATCTGCCTCTTCGACAAGCAGGGAAAATACGACCACAGAAAAGTGATGAGTTTCGATGCAAGCGCTCTTCGCTGGGGAAGGGAGCTTTTCATACATTATAATGAATTGTCTCAAAAAGTAATCGAAATCTGA
- a CDS encoding CBS domain-containing protein: MQLPTPEDLKKRRNELGLTQSDLAKRAGVSQPLIARIESGDVDPRLSTVRKILDAFEEVEKEQQIIIIDLMHSPVIHVSPGDSVEEVVNLMQKHGFSQVPVLDGGIPVGSVSEDMIVKLMAESKKKSISQMKVSEIMGEAFPTVSPGISISVVSHMLEGNPAVLVVEKGAVIGVVTKHDVMTLLQG, encoded by the coding sequence ATGCAGCTTCCAACACCCGAAGATCTTAAAAAAAGAAGAAATGAACTCGGGCTTACCCAGAGCGATCTGGCTAAAAGGGCAGGAGTAAGTCAGCCCCTTATAGCTCGTATAGAATCGGGAGACGTAGATCCCAGGCTTTCGACTGTCAGGAAAATCCTTGACGCTTTTGAGGAAGTTGAAAAGGAACAGCAGATTATTATAATAGATCTTATGCATTCCCCTGTAATTCATGTTTCTCCAGGCGATTCTGTGGAAGAAGTAGTAAACTTGATGCAGAAGCATGGTTTTTCACAGGTCCCTGTACTTGATGGTGGCATTCCGGTTGGAAGTGTTTCCGAAGACATGATAGTGAAATTGATGGCCGAAAGTAAGAAAAAATCAATTTCCCAGATGAAAGTCTCTGAGATAATGGGAGAGGCCTTCCCAACAGTGTCTCCAGGTATCTCTATCTCAGTCGTGTCGCACATGCTGGAAGGAAATCCTGCCGTACTGGTCGTAGAAAAAGGGGCAGTTATCGGCGTTGTGACAAAACATGATGTAATGACGCTTCTCCAGGGCTGA
- a CDS encoding flavodoxin family protein, translating to MVIKALFLNCTLKKSPRVSNTRALVDKAVAIFDELGVESEVIRVVDHNVAFGISSDEGGGDEWPLILEKIKACNILVIATPIWFGVLSSVAKMVIERLDGTYMEGDPKTGQYPLYGKAAGVIVTGNEDGAHDVCSTILFSLTHLGCTVPPNADCYWVGDAGPGPSYIEAGGDKHLYTNRTARYMVHNLAYFAKLLKENPIPTNLKKLDEEAKKVSD from the coding sequence ATGGTGATTAAGGCACTTTTTTTAAACTGCACTCTGAAAAAATCGCCTCGGGTATCAAATACTCGCGCTCTTGTTGACAAGGCAGTAGCTATCTTCGATGAACTTGGTGTTGAAAGTGAAGTGATAAGGGTTGTGGATCATAACGTGGCTTTTGGGATTTCCTCAGATGAAGGAGGAGGCGATGAATGGCCCTTGATCCTTGAGAAGATAAAAGCCTGTAATATTCTTGTTATAGCAACTCCCATCTGGTTTGGAGTTCTCTCATCTGTGGCAAAGATGGTAATTGAGAGGCTGGATGGAACTTATATGGAAGGGGATCCCAAAACCGGTCAGTATCCTCTTTATGGAAAGGCTGCAGGAGTCATAGTTACAGGAAACGAGGATGGGGCACACGATGTCTGTTCAACTATACTCTTTAGCCTTACTCATCTGGGCTGCACTGTCCCTCCAAATGCAGACTGTTATTGGGTTGGTGATGCCGGTCCGGGTCCAAGTTACATAGAAGCTGGAGGAGATAAGCATCTCTATACAAATCGGACAGCCAGATATATGGTACACAATCTGGCATATTTTGCAAAGCTGCTCAAAGAAAACCCTATCCCTACCAATTTAAAGAAACTTGATGAGGAGGCAAAAAAGGTAAGCGACTGA